In the Elusimicrobiota bacterium genome, TATTATGGAAAAAGCCGCGTTGATAGTAGAAAATGAAGGCGCTGATATTTTGGATATCAATTTCGGCTGTCCGGTAAAAAAAATAATTAAATCCGGCGCTGGTTCAAAACTTTTAGAAAATGAAAAACTCATGTCTGATATAATGACAAAAGTGGTAAATTGTGTTAGAATCCCAGTAACAATAAAAATTAGAATCGGACAAAATCTGAATGAAAATGTGGCTCCCCAAGTAGCAAAACTTTCAGAAAACTGCGGAGTGAGCATGGTGTCCGTGCACGGTCGGTATGCGTCCCAGGGGCATTCAGGAAAACCTGTTTTAGAAGCTGTGGAGAAAACAGTTGCTTCGGTTAAGATTCCGGTTGCAGGTAACGGCGGGATTAATGATGAGTTCTCAGCAAAAAAGTTTATTGAAAAAACAAAATGTAAGGCCTTGATGATCGGGCGTGCAGCCATAGGGGATTTTCGGATATTTCAAAGGATAGAGCATTTTTTGAATACCGGTGAAACTCTTACTCAACCGACTTGGGAAGAAAGGATAAACTTGCTTAAAAATCATGCCAAGATGTCTATTGATTACTACGGCGAGAAAAAAGGCCTTTTGATTTTAAGAAAAGTTGCGGCATATTATCTTAGAGGTATGCCGAATGCTTCCAGAATAAGAAACAAATTTAATAGAATATTAAAAAGAAGCGAACTGGACAGTCTTCTTGAAGAGATATGGCAGTCCCCTTACTTTGAGGAAGCGGAACATATAGCGCTAGCACAGAGAGAATCTTAGAAACAACGCCTAATATCAAAGATCAAATGTCAAAATTGCAAATAATATTTTAAAAATAAATAGCAAATTAGTGTCCTGATAAGTATTTTTGATATTTAATATTTGATTTTGAGGAATTTTAGAATGGATCACCATTTTGCAGAAAAAGAAAGATATGAAAGGCAGGGTTTTCCGGAAGCAATTTATTCTCCCGGAAAAAGCGTAGAACAAATTATTGATATTTCAAAAGAGCTTGTTAAAGGCAAAGGCCCGGCTATAGTTACGAGAGCTGAAAAAGAAATTTATTTTAAATTGAAGAAAAAGTTTCCCAGTGCAAAATATTTTCCTTTGGCTAAAATAATTCTTCTTAACAATGCCGTAAAAAATATTGATAAACAAAAATATATTTGCGTTGTTACTGCGGGGACTACCGATATCTCGGTTGCCGAAGAGTCGGCTGTTACCGCAGAGATTCTAGGAAACAGGGTTGAAAGATTATACGATGTCGGTGTTGCCGGAGTTCATAGGGTCCTTAAATTTAAGGAAAAACTCCTCCATGCATCATGTATAGTGGTATGTGCGGGAATGGAAGGTGCTTTGCCAAGTGTTATAGGCGGACTGGTGAAGTGCCCTGTTATAGGAGTTCCCACTTCGGTCGGTTACGGAGTTTCTTTTAAAGGGGTTTCGGCACTTCTATCAATGCTTAATTCTTGCGCCCCCAATGTTTGCGTAGTAAATATAGACGACGGGTTTGGTGCCGGAATCATTTCGGGTTTGATTAATAAAGGGGTTAATAAAATATAAAAAGTTGGTATAGAGAAAAAAGAGGAGTCCTGAGCTTGTCGAAGGACGACGGATTCGGTGCCGGAATCATTTCGGGTTTAAT is a window encoding:
- the dusB gene encoding tRNA dihydrouridine synthase DusB yields the protein MHGKNGQLIIGNLKLRNNLVMAPMAGITDLPFRILAKKGGAGLVCTEMISARALVYGDQKTMKLLTISPEEHPVSVQIFGSEPDIMEKAALIVENEGADILDINFGCPVKKIIKSGAGSKLLENEKLMSDIMTKVVNCVRIPVTIKIRIGQNLNENVAPQVAKLSENCGVSMVSVHGRYASQGHSGKPVLEAVEKTVASVKIPVAGNGGINDEFSAKKFIEKTKCKALMIGRAAIGDFRIFQRIEHFLNTGETLTQPTWEERINLLKNHAKMSIDYYGEKKGLLILRKVAAYYLRGMPNASRIRNKFNRILKRSELDSLLEEIWQSPYFEEAEHIALAQRES
- the larB gene encoding nickel pincer cofactor biosynthesis protein LarB: MDHHFAEKERYERQGFPEAIYSPGKSVEQIIDISKELVKGKGPAIVTRAEKEIYFKLKKKFPSAKYFPLAKIILLNNAVKNIDKQKYICVVTAGTTDISVAEESAVTAEILGNRVERLYDVGVAGVHRVLKFKEKLLHASCIVVCAGMEGALPSVIGGLVKCPVIGVPTSVGYGVSFKGVSALLSMLNSCAPNVCVVNIDDGFGAGIISGLINKGVNKI